CAATGGCACGATCGGATGGCTATTCTCTCTCCCAATGACGATCCAATGGCTGAAGGGTGTTTTCGATTGGTTTTAGGCCTGATTTAGAGTGATTCTTGTGCGCCATTTGTGGTTGTGCGATGGAGATCGAATGGCAGAGAATGAAGACCAATTTCGTAATGAGATGGAGTTCGATCCAGATGCGATTTGGGCTTAGTTTCGAGATCTATTTAAGGGGCATAGACAGAGGATCGAGAGCAGCACTGTGAGAAGAAATAGAAAGCACCGAGAGTAGAAAACAGAAAAGGCTTTTTTAGTGAGGTGTGAGACTCCTTGAGAGAAAAGAACGTGCTTTTTCCTTATATCAGAGAGTCTGTGTGAGTTTCtaatttcttctctaattttgtattttttgtgCCAAGAAATTAATAGAAGAATATTGAGGAGATCTTGTCCGTGAACGTAGGCCAATAATTAGGTCGAACTATGTTAAATTTGGTgtgctttattttattttattttattgcttgATTATTTTCTTTTGTTTATGCGTTCTACGTTTATTCAAGTTATTTTTTCTCTACAAAACGATCTATATTTCTACTGTACTTACATGCCGTGTGAATTGTGGTATATTCAGTTATCCCTCGGCCAGTCTTTTCATTTTCAACATCTCAAAAACTTTCCATACTACCATCGCATTGCCCTTTGCTCCTTGGATGTTGTGCTTTTTGTCACCCCATGCATTATCATCGccaaccttctcacttcccaCTTTCCTCCCTCCACCATTGCCAGCCTCCTTATCCTCATAGCCCACCGCCTATCCAACATCTCTACTGAGGCCTTTATTGCTCATGTCCTCCGCTCCCTCTCGTACTGCTCTCCTGCTTTAGTCTGCGCCTTCAATGACTGCCTCTACGCGATGGCCATCACTTTCGTTGAGACTGAGCGCATCCTCAAGTGTCACATCCTCTATTTTCTCCACTTTTGACCTCACTTACCAAATAGGTTTTCTTAGTTCTATTGGTGAAAAAAATAGAGTAACCAAACATATCTTAATTGCTGGAaatctgaaaaattagaaatagaattatgtctctaatttttttaataaagaaaagTAATAGCGATGCCAAATGTAGTATAAGCTTATTAGATAATTTTATATGTTTATCACTTGCATCTTCATCCAATCTATGTTGAGTCTGCAGACAGTGAGTATCCAATAAATGATGGCTCTTTATGCACCTAGGCAGAATGTAGACCCAACAAGAATTTAGGCAAAATTTGTTCACGATGAAGAGGGATGGTAGAGGTGGGTGCTTCTTGTATCCGAAAGGTTTAGTTGGATGTCAAAACATTTGGGGATGGGAAACTTGGTTTATGTAGACTGGTTACATCCAGAAAGTTTGGTTGGTTGGATGTTAAAATATCCAGAAATGGTATACTTGGTTAGATATCAAATGTGTGCATACTCACTCTATTtacgaaaaaattatttttgtgtttCGAATCCATGATTTCCAAGTCACATTGAAGCTATATTATCATTACATGAAGGGCCATCCTCAAAACACTGATAAATAAATATCTGTCAAATAATCTAagtttgatataaaatatatatttaatttgtcAATACTTATTTCATTTAATGATTTATTTGCCAGCATAGCCTAGCATCGAGATATGGGTTTTATGTCAACTCTTCAGAAagttagtaattaatttttggtATTATAAATCAGGATTTGGGTTTTATGTCGTtcgcatgaaagaaggattcaccttcatTCTTATGAAGCCACTATTAGATGGTGCAATGATTGCTTCAAGACCATACAGAGGATGAACAAAGGAATtaggagtgctttgagatctgtaaGAGAAGATCTAATGGTTGATGctgtgaaagaagatcaatcattttttcATTCAAAAGATACAACTTGAACTCTATAAATCCATCAACTACATTTTTCTTTTGGTGAATCACAGTGGGAAACTCCTACAATGAAATTCTTAAGAACAAAGTACCATACATATTAGCATCTATTAAGGGTTTAATGATAGGAGGAATTTAAATGAAAGAGAAAAAGTCTTCCTTGAATGCAGCAAGTCTACCTGCCAACTTCTTCATGAGAAATTCTTGGAAAGTTTGGCATGATTGTCTTATCTCTCGTTAGTGTTGTCGTTTGTCGAAGACTAGCCACCAAGAAGCGTGGTCAAGTCTTCAACAAATTAGCAGCCATAAGTATCCtgcatagaaaaaaaaatatcatatggaCCGTGACCCTTGGGCCATTTCAATAGCCCACCTGCCATATTACCCTCTTTGTACGTTgttttttatggataaatatcataaaaaaattgatcaaccttTTTTATTGATGTGACCAATTTACTCATGATACGATGGTTCTCTAGATGGATAAGTTATTTTTCTTTAgcatttatctataaaatataGAAAAGTTTTACCCATCCAAAAGATGGATATCATTTTCCcattagccaaaaaaaaaatctttttattttattctaaaaatacccttaacatattatattataatatattatgacattatataatacaatataatatatccactaatataatataatataataggtatattatattatatataatctgatataatacattataatatatatatatataatataatataatataatataaaatattatattattatcataaaagaatatgctATTCTTATAATGTagtatatttattataataacatgttatattgtaatataatataatacattataatatcatataatctaatattataatgtaatatataatattattattctaATATACTATATgactattttattataatataaaacatcattgttattataattaattattatattatatatttaatattttattttattataatgtaATATGTATTATTATCATATGtccttattatatatatattttattattatgatataatataatataacataacatAATATATGgcaacatatataatatataataatatttatataataaagtcTATCATTGAAAATATGGATGGATCTTAGCAATTTTATCTGGAAATGAATGATGTAAAAGAATATAGGTAACAAATTTTGGAGTTATTTTTTTTGATGCataaaagaatatagataaattatttttatatctaaatattgtttgaaaaatatttattttaaaaaaataaaatttgtaaataaatctttttttacttTCTAAAGAATGAGTACCAAGGGATGGATCATTGGAGAAATTTCAATGAAAGAGAAAATCTTTGCTATCACTTGATGTAGCAAGTCTACTTCTTGGCATGACTGATCTGCCCCATCTCAAGACTGCATTTTCTTTGTCGAAGATTAGTATAGAAAACTTATTCCATGGACAAAAAGACGCCACATTAGCCTTCTTCCATCTAAACCATTCAAGACCAAAATAAAGGAGAAGATTCACCCTGTTATCCATCGTACACATGCATCAAGATTTGGACTCATCCACTAGATCTGGTCAATCTAATAATTTTCCATCTTGCACAGAACTTGACAGCATTTTCACTTGAGATTTTCAGATTTTCAGATATGATTTTGGCCTCTAAAGAATAGCTCTAGCTAAGGGTTTGATCATCGGAGAAATTTCaatgagagagaaaatctttgCCATAACTTGATGTGGCAAGTCTACTTGTTGGTTGGTGCACCTTTGCCACTGCATTCATTGCCATCGGTTTTCTTGGAAAGTCCCGCATGACTGATCTTTCCTCatctcaaaactttattttcattTACCGAAGACTAGTATAGAAAACTTGGACATGGACAAAGATCTGTCGACTATTTTAATAGTCACTCACCATATCACCCTTCTTCCATCTAAACTATAGGTAATTCTTAGGTAGACTTAGTCTACCACATATGTTGTAAATAAAGCAGATGGAAAGGTACCACAATGGCATACAGcggcatattgaatagtttaacaGTGATGTATTGAGGTggttataaaattaaatagtaatATATCGAGAtagttataaattttttaaatttaaaatattaatatgatatttttttatttattttatctatagtaTATATAGTAGACTAAgtctatctaaaaatttttcctaAATCATTTAAGAGGGTTTACCCTATTATCCACCACACACATGCCCCGAGACTCCGACTCGTCCACTGGACGTGGTCGATCTGATAATTTTCCATCCTGCACACTAGACCTTTCCCTATCTCTCGACAGCATTTTCGCTTGAGCAAGACCGGCCACGTGGTCAACACGTCAACATATTCGTAATTATTAGTATTATTATTATAATCCGTCAACTGACTTCTTCGCCTTTTAATTTTTCCCGCGGTAGTCGCCATTGGCCATTGGCCATTGGCCATTGGTTGGTAAGTCTTCCATTGAACACAAACACTGATTAGAAACAAGTCAACACGAAGACCTGGCCAACTGATCCCCGGATTCTGCACCTGCCTTATTGAAGCGCAAGTATACATTTAGAAGCACAAGAACAACAAGAAGTTAATATCAACAGAAAATTTacaagcagcagcagcagcagcagcagaagaagaagaatgaggagTAGAGCAGCATCCCTGTCGAAGGAAATGGTCTGGCAAGTGATGCTGCTTCAACTTGTATGGCTATCCTCAGCATTTGCCGCACCCACAGCTCGGCCGGGATGCCCGTCGGAATGCGGTGGCGTCAATATTCCCTACCCCTTCGGCACCATTGACAACTGCTACTACAATGGTTTTGACATCACTTGCAACGAGACGCTCCATCCACCTAAACCATTCCTTGGCGATGGCAACATAGAGGTGGTGGATATCACCCTCGACGGCCTGGTGAAAGTCAAACATTATATTGCTCACGACTGTTACGATAGTCAGCAAAACAATATCCGGAGAAACAGCCCACAAATAAGACTGGGGACGCAAAGGCCCTATAGGTTTTCCGACGCCCAAAACAAGTTTGTGGCCATCGGCTGCGACACCATCGGCTACCTCATCGACGAGGGTGGCACGTTCTCGAGCGGGTGCATCTCTCGCTGCAGCAACATGACCTACGTGACCAATGGGACTTGCTCTGGCATCGGCTGCTGCGAGATCAGTATACCGAAGGGCTTCGGGACGTTTGACGTTAAGCTCAGGAGCTTTCACAATCACGCCGACTGTTGGAGCTTCAGCCCTTGCAGCTATGCCTTCTTGGCTGACAAATCCTTTCAGTTCAATACATCAAATTTCTTAGGCTACAAAGGCGTTATCATGACGGAGGTGACTCTGGAATGGGCGGTGGGGAACAAGACGTGCGAAAAAGCTCGGCacgaggagggctttgcatgcaTCGCTGAGCACAGTGAATGCTATACAAGTGGCCGGGGATACCGCTGCAAGTGCACCCAAGGCTACCGAGGGAACCCCTATCTTCAAGACGGATGCGAAGGTATGATGACATATGGTGATTTGTCTGCTTTCAGGTTAATTTTCACCTTACTTCagcatttttcttttgttttctcctTCCATTCTTTTTCATCTTCTATCTCCCATTGGATATAATTAATTTAGCATGGATGCAAGTGGATCGAATGGAGCAGACTTACACCCAATAGATAGTCACCCATGAGTTGGGTATAGACAGCAAAAACACTACCGTATCAGATGagaattcctgtacatgatcagTACCCCAATTTAAATGCGTCTATCTTATCCATTAGAATAAACATGAGCTAAAAATATTCTATAAGTTAGTTCAAATAATCCAAATTACTTTTGAGGAAAAATTAGAAACTATGCTGTTGAGTAGTTACCAGTGGCTCTTTAATGGAGGATACAAAACCAGCTCTAGCTAGAACTCACCAGATAATATACTACGATCACATCTCTTctcatttgtttaatttcttcaaaacTATGTACGTTGTCCTGTCCTTTCTTTCTTCTTGGCACCATGAGTGTGAATTCCTGCCTTTTTGTGGTTGCTTGACAGATATCGACGAGTGTCGACAGAGCAATCAGTGCGTCAGAGATTGCATAAATACGCCAGGATCTTATAGCTGTACTTGTCCGCGGCCGAAAGAATGTAACCGGATGCACCGCTATTCAAAATAGATTTCGTTCGCTTGATGTGATTTTAGGTAATTCTTAATTACTTACCTGCTCTTTCAGAAGGTTAGCTAGAATGGGACTCAAGTGAGACCAGTATTTGGCATATGTTATGCATGTATCCTGACATAAAAGGGTGGCGTGGAATTTGAGGTTTGAAATGAGCTCCATAGTTCCCATTACATGATAGTAGgttagatcattaataatttttatttatttttgtttattatGTCTTTTTCATATTTTCAGTTAGTCTGGCCAGTGGATCAGTGTTTTGGACAATTTAATACGTATgccaatataaaaataattaaattatacaatgtaaatataataaatagtTGATAAAGTATgatatatatcaaaaataaagCAAACCATCAATAATATACAAAATATTaagtaatatttaataaaatgcaTAAATTATCTACAAAATATTAAGTTCATTGAGTCAGATTGTTaactatctaaaaactctgctttGATTTGATGACTTAGATCAAGTTTTGTGTTGGGCCATTCACTCAGAAGTGAGCATTCAACAAACAACACAATTAACCAGGAGTCCTACCAATCTAATTTGCATCAGATAATCCTTGTCTTAGACCACTAAGTTATAGATAATAGTTTTGAGAGCTCAGGTTCATCCAGAAAGACTCAATGATCAACATGCTGCACTTTGAACTATCTGGTTGGATCTATGATGGTGGGTCTCTGTGATTGCGAACTGGCAGCCAGATCAAGGATCGATGTGTAGAGGCTTAGTTTGGAAACGAGATAATGGGTTGAATGTGAGTAATACGAGATTTTCCAAACTAATTAATTATACAATACATTTTCATTGAATGGCCTTCATATCCCATACCTATTTCATAGGTGGAATCAGTTTCTGATTCCAACCACCTTATCCCCaccttatttttttcaaataaccAAAAGctccattttttatttttgtctttttAAACGAAAGTAACCTCTTTTTTATGGTAATTAACCCAAAAATGACCTCAACACTGCCAATTTTACTATTTTACCATGTATTATTTCATCGAGATACAAATATACAAACACAAACCGTGAATGATCCGTTTTCATCCTAAGATTATTCATACATTTCAAGAATAATGGGAGCTATCCCAAAGATTCCTAACCCTCTTTTGGGCCAAGCCTAAGTTATCAGAGGTTCCCAAGTTACTTTAAAATGTCCCAATATCATGAAGTTCTAGCAATTTAAGTTTGCATTCTTAACAAAACAACCATCAAGTTTACCCAAGCACTTGTTGCAGATGCTGGGTTTAGCTTCCTGTTTTTGATTGCCAGCATATCTTGGTTGTACTGGACTTTAAGTAAAAGGAGACTCGTCAAGCTCAAGGAGAAGTTCTTCCGACAAAATGGCGGTCTTCTGCTACAACTTCAGATCTCTTCATTAGGAAGCAGCGGTGGTGATGATTCCACCACGAAGATATTTACCTCGGAGGGGCTCCAAAGTGCAACCAACAACTATGATGAGGATTGTATCGTTGGCCGGGGAGGCTCTGGAACGGTATATAAAGGGATCTTATCCGACCATAGAGTGGTCGCAATTAAGAGATCTAAGATTGCTTCCAAGGGTGAAATCGAGCAGTTCATAAATGAAGTCGTTCTCCTCTCCAGTATCAACCATAGAAACGTGGTGAAGCTCTTGGGGTGTTGCCTGAAGACTCAAGTACCCTTGCTGGTGTCTGAATTTATGTCCAATGGAACCCTATCTCACCACATCCATGATGAAGACCGTAGAGGCTCGTTATCCTTGGATAATAGGATAAGGATCGCCACGGAAACAGCTGAAGCATTGGCCTACCTTCACTCCTCGACTTCCACTCCGATCATCCATAGAGATGTGAAGTCCACCAACATCCTCTTAGATGACAACTTCACAGCTAAAGTTTCGGATTTTGGTACTTCGCGGTTGGTTCCGTTTGATCGGAACTGCCTTACTTCACTGGTGCGAGGAACATTTGGGTACTTAGACCCAGAATACTTTTATTCCGGTCAGTTCACTGATAAGAGTGATGTCTATAGCTTTGGGGTCGTACTTGTCGAGCTCTTGACAGGTGAGAAAGCTATCTCGATGATTAAATCTGAAGAAAATAGAAATCTTGTGAAACATTTCGTTTCTTGCATGAAGGAGGATCGGCTTTCTGAGGTTCTCGAGGATTGCATCGTCTATGAAGGATCCACGGAGCTGGTGGTGGCGGTCGCTGAGCTCGCTGAGAGATGCCTTAGATTGAATAGAGAGGAGAGGCCCACAATGAAAAAGGTGGCAAtggagctagagggtttgagaatGTCCGCGAAACACCCTTGGGTTAAAGAGAACAATGAGGAGATTGAACCTTTGTTGGCAGAGCCACAGTTAAGCGAGCTTGAATTCTATGGTGGCGATGGTGAGTCTTCCTACAGTGGATTGGCGCCATTCAATATCATGAGTTGATTTTTTGAGGAAAGACGTATTGTGATCTAATTACTGAAAGAAAATTCTcctgtaaaaatttttcatttgGGACAGTATATTAATCATACTAGGTTAATGCATTTAGTTCGGTAATTATGGTTGTTGTTATCATGAGTATATTAATTGTCGGTGTTACAATAAGTACTTTCAATGTAGACTTTCATGTGGAATTTACTTCGATCTTTGTGCAATTGTGCTGTCCGATGATTTTCCTTAATTTGGCATTTAGCTAGATCTGGTGAGTTAAATATCAAAGGCATGCTATTTTGTATAACCTTAGCTAAGAATTATCAACCCAGTATTGGATTTATAAGTAGATATATACCACACTTTGTGCATCAAATTTGTGCTACCCAACACAAGATTGCATCATCCTGTAACGAGGAGTTCCAACACATGACACATGACAAGTAAAAAGCTTCCAGGCAATGCTACGGTAACtcaaaaaaattacttaaaaaagTCACTCAAGTGTGTTCCACCATTTACATTGCTTCAAGGCAGAAACAATACCAACCAAAAAGAAGCAATGAGAACACAGCACACCAGCCGAGTGCTTTTCTAGAGCTACTAAAGCGTGCTTGACAACTTTATCACTTTAGAGATAGTCTGGCCCAGGTCCGGTTGGTTTGGGCATGAAATATGGAGTCATTTGGGGATGGGCTTGGGCTTTGCGCCTTTGATTAGTTTTGTTTGATCAGGGGACGCCCAACAAATACCCGTCCATTGTCAACACCATCTTCGATAGCCAATTGGTTGGGCAATATGGAACTGTAGCATAACTTGTTTAGACTTTAGGCTAAATGTAATAAGTGACATAAATTTTACATTTACTTCTTGCAATATCTTCCTGGTCTTTGGTGCAGGCTGTGACCGCTACATCTACCAGCATCTATTACAGAAATATTGGTATAACAACAAAAGACTGTCACAAACAATCCCTACAAAACATGATTAATGCTTGAATAATCGTGGTTAGGGGTGAAACTCCGATTCTTTGATGGTGGGCCCACTGAATGAAATTAGATGCACGTTTACATGATTAATTTTCTAGAGGCTATCTATGTGGGTGACTCGCTGTCTcaacactgttttttttttttcagaagcaGGATAACATCGAGAGCAAATCTAGATTatgaatttaaatattttattagttgtaTGTTAATCAATTGTATGATTGGCTTGCCCTTCATGGTAGATATCAATATTATGTCTTCAACTGGATGGAGTTCTATGAACTCCACATAGCACTAAAACTGTTGATAGAGAGGGCACTTTATCCTATTGCTTGCCTCTCAAAGTGGTAGTACTTTTTTGTAGTTGACTGTTAAATTATGAGATTATACATATGGCAATAACTCTTGATCATATCACGTATATTATTGTGCATATTCACGTATATtattgtgcatatatatatatatatatatgtgtgtgtgtgtgtgtgttacctTGAATATGTAAGTAGCTAAAGCAAGAGAGCAACTTTTAGATCCTCGTCCATTTCTAGCTTGGTAGAGATGAAGAATAGGAGCGGGCCTTTACTCTTCCCGCCTCGACTTCTAAGGTAATTTATTCTCCGCTCTCCAGAAAATCTGGTCAGTATTCTTCCACGATTTTTCTCTTTGAAAATTCTTTTGCACCGCCTGCCGTATAAAAAATTCAATGTGAAGTACATCTTTTTGTTCGATTGGTCAATATAGCCATCGCTTCCCAACACGCATTTAATATCAATAggtcattttttttgtttaaaaattttatatgacgaaaatattcttcttaaaaattatgatatcccttttcaaaaattatgacatcttttcataaaaattatgatattccttGCATAAAAGGCTAAACTGAAgtgagatgttataatttttgtgaagggatATCATGATTTTTAAAAAGGGATATCATAATACTGTTTCCGcatatattcattattttttttcctccGTGCAGTATTATGATATCCCTTTTTAAAAATTACGACACTCCTCCTTAAAAATTATGGCACTCCGCTTCAGTTTACCTTTTATGGAAGGGGTGTCAAAATTTTTATCAAGATGTGTcataatttttagaaaaagatgtcataatttttaaaaaaaatattttatcatataaaatttttaaatgaaaaaatcgatCTTCTAGTATTAAATGTGTATTGAAAAGTGACGGCTACATGGTTCAATCGGATAAGATAGTATGCTCCATGCCGACAGATGgtgtacaaaatttttttttttatttttttctatgagCCTTGTGGGCCTTGTCTATACACACTTTTTCACTTTCAGGAAAACACGAAAGAAACTTGAAAGCCACTGAAGTCTAAACATACGGCTATCAGATCGACCCACGAAATGGTTTGCCAGCAAAATAGCTGCGTACCATTTGCAACCCAGCCTACTCAGTCCAATTAATAATAAAATCTCTAAAGAGCTTGTTTGATTGTCTGGATCcaaaattctataaaatttatgagattaaatttttttttcttcgtattaaattttataaagactTTAGATCCAAGCAGCCAAATAAGCCTTGGTCGCTTCGCAAAGTTACTTTTACCATGTTTAACAGCCTTTAAGCATTGCCAAGTAAAAATGCTAAATTTTTTATTCCCATCATGTTTGCCTTTATTACAAGAAAAAAATGTTTCTGCTCATCATTACATGTACTACTAGCATTAGACCCACGCTACACTATGGGCtttaacaaaacaaaagacaaagcaaaaaaatcttcaatttttAGTATCTTTAAAATGCTTGTCTGAACTATATggatattatgaaaaattattaaaagcatgatcaaattataaaaattttattatataaaaaataaaaaatataatgtcaaaatattttgaacataatttttttatcagtGACATTATTGGTGACTCCCTAtatgaataataaaaattattcatgttttgattttttttaaatattttgaataattaaaatatattattattttgtactTGATGTTGTTCATAAGGGAGTGGTTTCTTGAAAAGTTCATATTGAACttatttttcaagagttgaaaaagtAGGTTCATCCAGCATTTAAGACGTAAAAGATCCGGCTATAGAAGTTCCAtgcaaaaatatcttttaaaaattttattgctttTTCCACCTTATTTTCTTCAGATTCAATGCATAATCTTTCTATTCATCCCCATATCATAGTAAGCTCAAATGGATCATCTTTTCGTTCTTTACTTGGTTCAAGAGCAATCTCAATATACGCTCTGAGAAGATCGGGATGTTAAACTTCAAAACCATATTACGGCGATATAAGCCCTTAGTCGTGATTTCTTATAGCATGATCTTCGgagaaattttaattaaattcacTTCTGCAATTACAATAAATTATGGAATTAGCATTACAATATCATATTACACctaattttattgaaataaaattaaataaatcataaacaataataaaaaaatacatagACTATTAAATTCAATCAgaccctatatatatatgtgtgtgtgtgtgtgtatgtatgaatatacgtatgtatgtatgtgagtatatatatatatgtatgtatgtatatctatatatacatacctAACACAAAACCCAAGCCATCATCTGCTatcctaattatttttttaaatttattgacCATATCTATATTCTTTAGATCCTTATATATAAATATCCAACACAAAACcaagctaaaaagaaaaaaaattcaaaaaacatGACCGTTCATTCATAGAAACAATTATGAGGATGCCAGTATAGAGACAAATTTAAGTCGATTCTCCTATACAATTTTCATGCGGCCATctgcatattttttttcatcctaCCGATTCTATGCACTCTAGATGTATATATTTATTATGCGCCTTCTTTTCTAAAAATGCTAAACCTAACCCTTGTCTCCATTTACCCCATCACCGCCACTTCCCCACTCCCCTCTCCTTTTCGGCTCTCTCTCGACCACCATCCTCTACCGTGCTCCGTGCCACTTCCCCAACCCCCTCCTTGCTCCGACTTTCTCCTGAGCATCCTTTTCTTCACTTATCCCACCACCTTTACTTTCCCAACCCCCTCTCCTCTCTGGCTCCCTCCCCATCATTGTCCTTTTTGCCACCTATCCTACCACCGCCACCTCTACAaccccttctcctctctctccatcATTGGAGCCAACATCTTGGAGATGAACATGGTTGAGCTGCTCATGGTTCTCCCGTCCCCTCAAGCCGCATCAATGGTTTGGTTCCTCACCTCTTCTTTTTTTGCCTTCTTCGGCACAGAGACGCTGATAGCTTGTTCGAGGCAAGAATCGGATATTTTTCATCTTTCCAATTTAATTTTTCTTGGCTCTAtcatgaataattattttttttttattttcttttccatcATCATACCTTCTCTACGCATCCTTCTCTCtacctccccctttttttttcgttTATCTTCTCCACTGTAAACCTTTCCATCGTCCAAAAACTAACCCTAACCCTGATCTACATCCCTATTCTGAGGCCTTAGCTCGAACCCTAACCTCGAGTCTGATCccaaccttttttttctttccgatcatcttctccaatGCAAGCCCCCCTACGGCCGAAACCCTAAACCTAACCTGCAGTTGTAATCCCGACCTTGACTCTGACCCTGACCTTGACCTGATCTTGACACCAATCCTAGCCCTAATCCTAACCATATTTTCAACCTAAACTCTAAcacaaaccc
The DNA window shown above is from Elaeis guineensis isolate ETL-2024a chromosome 8, EG11, whole genome shotgun sequence and carries:
- the LOC105049988 gene encoding LOW QUALITY PROTEIN: putative wall-associated receptor kinase-like 16 (The sequence of the model RefSeq protein was modified relative to this genomic sequence to represent the inferred CDS: inserted 2 bases in 1 codon); its protein translation is MRSRAASLSKEMVWQVMLLQLVWLSSAFAAPTARPGCPSECGGVNIPYPFGTIDNCYYNGFDITCNETLHPPKPFLGDGNIEVVDITLDGLVKVKHYIAHDCYDSQQNNIRRNSPQIRLGTQRPYRFSDAQNKFVAIGCDTIGYLIDEGGTFSSGCISRCSNMTYVTNGTCSGIGCCEISIPKGFGTFDVKLRSFHNHADCWSFSPCSYAFLADKSFQFNTSNFLGYKGVIMTEVTLEWAVGNKTCEKARHEEGFACIAEHSECYTSGRGYRCKCTQGYRGNPYLQDGCEDIDECRQSNQCVRDCINTPGSYSCTCPXGRKNVTGCTAIQNRFPLVADAGFSFLFLIASISWLYWTLSKRRLVKLKEKFFRQNGGLLLQLQISSLGSSGGDDSTTKIFTSEGLQSATNNYDEDCIVGRGGSGTVYKGILSDHRVVAIKRSKIASKGEIEQFINEVVLLSSINHRNVVKLLGCCLKTQVPLLVSEFMSNGTLSHHIHDEDRRGSLSLDNRIRIATETAEALAYLHSSTSTPIIHRDVKSTNILLDDNFTAKVSDFGTSRLVPFDRNCLTSLVRGTFGYLDPEYFYSGQFTDKSDVYSFGVVLVELLTGEKAISMIKSEENRNLVKHFVSCMKEDRLSEVLEDCIVYEGSTELVVAVAELAERCLRLNREERPTMKKVAMELEGLRMSAKHPWVKENNEEIEPLLAEPQLSELEFYGGDGESSYSGLAPFNIMS